A stretch of Arachis hypogaea cultivar Tifrunner chromosome 15, arahy.Tifrunner.gnm2.J5K5, whole genome shotgun sequence DNA encodes these proteins:
- the LOC112748502 gene encoding protein FAR1-RELATED SEQUENCE 5-like, with the protein MGQEFSHEGVNSEHTSYDQYEQEEEKYEEVDVDYMDEDDTSVELMFDYHGFDEGYNIDSLEDIGMIEFWNIRDEDVCHFHFSDVDIAFEFYNRYARTRGFSARKNRSRKSRAGALKLKNFVCHREGFRLQNSYCIGNLKRKPTPETRCGCSALMEIRVDAPSGRWFISYFFDEHNHPLLDPRLTGLLPRHRFMSEADIGHMVNMKKGGISVGQIYRALANQAGGYEYLSFTQRDMYNKIAKQRRQLPGDAYAALKYLEDQATNDPSLYFNHHMDADGTLRNLFWCDGLSRVDYSLFGDVLAFDATYKRNKYMCPLVVFSGVNHHNQTIIFAAALICDEEKDTYRWLLQQLKVAMNGKAPVSVITDGDLSMKFAIEKEFPNAHHRLCAWHLIRNATSNIGKPQFTSMFKKCMLGDYEIDVFRQKWFEMVEEFGVENKNWVLDMYKKRHSWATAHIRGKFFAGFRTTSRCEGLNSIIAKYVNSRYNLVEFIQHFNRCVDHIRWKEVQADLASVNGRPSLQTCFQQLERSAANVYTLSIFHMFQPILVRAASMKVINMRQTGSYVIYSVALDRTPNETWRVFCCDIEMEFNCSCMRMESFGIPCEHIICVLVHEDIEELPRSLVLPRWTKTAKVSFQNARGLHWDSLMLSQYGCLMDWFRQLANFACRDNERFIFIREMAMNLLKQFKEEDAAQKELVNDADSVRDGVQVDNSGAGLATNDLGHSMPRDPRKCRTKGGASQFNKRKHRCGQCGMEGHNRTTCRVRRGISQSEGWGNDSDDHMNIEDDSLVYDENASYSSNEVILYYARFFAVEHKGAGLFSRKCGEYLFVLLRGHKNGREAVKYFGPAPGVPHSHTKPYFIFSSVFLPSKGKKDWNSLNNFGLVATVLLKTMKGLMSRNSSFVRDR; encoded by the exons ATGGGTCAAGAATTTTCTCATGAAGGGGTTAATAGCGAGCATACATCATATGATCAGTATGAGCAGGAGGAAGAAAAATATGAGGAAGTTGACGTGGATTATATGGATGAGGACGACACAAGTGTGGAACTAATGTTCGATTATCACGGCTTCGATGAAGGGTATAACATTGACTCACTTGAAGACATTGGGATGATTGAATTTTGGAACATCAGGGATGAAGATGTATGTCATTTTCACTTTTCTGATGTCGACATTGCATTTGAGTTCTACAATAGATATGCAAGGACAAGAGGCTTTAGTGCTCGGAAGAACAGGAGTAGGAAGAGTCGTGCGGGCGCACTTAAGTTGAAGAATTTTGTATGTCATCGTGAAGGATTTAGACTACAAAATAGTTACTGCATTGGAAACCTTAAGAGAAAACCTACACCCGAGACAAGGTGTGGCTGCAGTGCACTGATGGAGATTCGTGTAGATGCACCTAGTGGTCGTTGGTTTATTTCCTATTTTTTTGATGAACACAATCATCCGCTTCTGGATCCTCGGTTGACTGGATTGCTCCCTAGGCATAGATTCATGTCCGAGGCTGATATTGGCCACATGGTTAACATGAAAAAGGGTGGGATTAGTGTTGGGCAGATATATCGGGCATTAGCAAATCAGGCAGGTGGCTACGAGTATCTCTCTTTCACGCAAAGGGACATGTACAATAAAATAGCAAAGCAGAGGCGCCAATTACCCGGTGATGCATATGCAGCTTTGAAGTATCTAGAAGATCAAGCAACAAATGACCCTTCTCTCTATTTTAATCATCACATGGATGCCGATGGTACTTTGCGCAATTTATTCTGGTGTGATGGCCTTAGTAGGGTAGACTACTCATTATTTGGCGATGTGCTGGCTTTTGATGCTACCTATAAGAGGAATAAATATATGTGTCCACTGGTGGTATTTTCTGGTGTCAATCATCACAATCAAACAATTATCTTTGCTGCTGCTTTAATTTGCGATGAGGAAAAAGACACATATAGGTGGTTGCTACAACAActgaaagtggcaatgaatgggAAAGCACCTGTTTCGGTGATCACAGATGGTGATTTATCAATGAAGTTCGCCATTGAGAAAGAGTTTCCTAATGCACATCATAGATTATGTGCATGGCATCTGATTCGCAATGCAACAAGTAACATTGGCAAGCCCCAGTTTACCTCCATGTTTAAAAAGTGTATGCTAGGCGActatgaaattgatgtatttcgTCAAAAGTGGTTTGAAATGGTTGAGGAATTTGGTGTCGAAAACAAGAATTGGGTCCTAGATATGtataaaaagagacattcatggGCAACTGCACATATAAGAGGGAAGTTTTTTGCTGGTTTCCGGACTACTTCTCGGTGCGAGGGATTAAACTCGATCATTGCAAAGTATGTCAACTCAAGGTACAATCTGGTTgagttcattcaacactttaATCGTTGTGTCGACCATATAAGGTGGAAAGAGGTCCAGGCTGACCTCGCCTCTGTGAATGGGAGACCCAGTTTGCAAACCTGTTTTCAACAGTTAGAGAGGAGTGCTGCCAATGTTTACACCCTATCAATATTTCATATGTTCCAACCAATCCTTGTACGGGCTGCATCAATGAAGGTAATAAATATGAGGCAAACTGGCTCTTATGTGATTTACTCTGTCGCTTTAGACCGAACGCCAAATGAGACGTGGCGTGTATTCTGTTGTGACATTGAGATGGAATTCAATTGTTCATGTATGAGAATGGAATCATTTGGCATACCTTGTGAACACATAATTTGTGTCTTGGTGCATGAAGATATAGAGGAGTTGCCAAGGTCATTAGTCTTGCCTCGGTGGACCAAGACTGCCAAAGTTAGTTTCCAAAATGCTCGAGGGCTTCATTGGGATTCTTTGATGCTAAGTCAATACGGTTGTTTGATGGATTGGTTTAGACAACTAGCTAACTTTGCTTGTCGAGATAACGAGAGATTTATCTTTATACGGGAAATGGCTATGAATTTGTTGAAACAATTTAAGGAGGAAGATGCTGCACAAAAAGAGTTGGTCAATGATGCAGATAGTGTAAGAGATGGTGTGCAAGTGGATAATTCTGGAGCTGGGCTCGCAACCAATGATCTCGGACATAGCATGCCAAGGGACCCAAGAAAATGTAGGACAAAAGGGGGGGCTTCacagttcaataaaagaaaacatcGATGTGGACAGTGTGGCATGGAGGGCCACAATCGAACAACTTGTCGTGTTCGTCGTGGCATCTCACAGTCAGAAGGCTGGGGAAATGACTCGGATGATCACATGAACATTGAAGATGACTCATTG GTATATGATGAGAATGCTTCGTACAGTAGCAACGAAGTGAT CCTATATTATGCTAGATTCTTTGCTGTGGAGCATAAAGGTGCCGGATTATTCTCAAGGAAATGTGGTGAATATTTATTT GTTCTTCTTAGAGGCCATAAGAATGGACGAGAGGCTGTCAAGTACTTTGGACCAGCACCTGGTGTGCCCCATAGTCACACCAAGCCCTAT TTCATTTTTAGTTCAGTTTTCCTTCCCTCAAAGGGGAAAAAGGATTGGAACTCGCTCAACAATTTTGGTTTAGTTGCTACCGTTTTATTGAAAACCATGAAAGGATTGATGAGTAGAAATTCTTCATTTGTTCGTGATCGTTAA
- the LOC112747046 gene encoding K(+) efflux antiporter 3, chloroplastic-like isoform X1, translating into MSARVYRINFNQRQFLIFFLCSISGSPTLAATTRIRRRRSLRPPPLPASAAAPHILGGTNYQYHHPVKFRRERTRTRATLDDTEIGQLSSTTLLVEDDKPSKAAKKAGFPIHYGDGSHPAVLQSVGISSPKAIMVMFTGKEKTAEAVQRLRFTYPAIPIYARAKDLEHFLDLKKAGATDAVLENAEISLQLGSKLLKGFGVMSDDLA; encoded by the exons atgtcTGCTAGGGTTTATAGAATCAATTTCAATCAACGCCAAtttctcatcttcttcctctgctCTATCTCTGGTTCGCCTACTCTTGCCGCCACAACACGCATCAGACGCCGCCGCTCCCTGCGTCCGCCGCCGCTCCCTGCGTCCGCCGCCGCTCCTCACATTCTCGGAGGAACGAACTATCAGTATCACCATCCTGTTAAATTTCGCAGAGAAAGAACGAGAACCAGAGCGACCCTTGATGACACTGAAATAGGACAACTTTCCTCAACCACACTTCTTGTTGAGGACGACAAACCCAGCAAG GCTGCTAAAAAAGCCGGCTTTCCAATTCACTATGGGGATGGATCACATCCTGCTGTTCTTCAGTCGGTCGGTATCTCTTCTCCAAAAGCTATTATGGTTATGTTCACCGGAAAGGAAAAGACAGCAGAAGCTGTTCAGAGGCTACGGTTTACTTACCCTGCA ATCCCAATCTATGCCAGAGCTAAAGATCTTGAGCATTTTTTAGATCTGAAGAAAGCAGGTGCAACAGATGCCGTTTTGGAAAATGCAGAG ATTAGCTTACAGCTGGGTTCTAAGCTTCTGAAAGGTTTCGGAGTGATGTCGGATGACCTAGCATAA
- the LOC112747046 gene encoding K(+) efflux antiporter 3, chloroplastic-like isoform X2 translates to MLIFTAEVLANFLSNPLASGGDSDAAGWPNLAFDLDPALVNAAKKAGFPIHYGDGSHPAVLQSVGISSPKAIMVMFTGKEKTAEAVQRLRFTYPAIPIYARAKDLEHFLDLKKAGATDAVLENAEISLQLGSKLLKGFGVMSDDLA, encoded by the exons ATGCTAATTTTCACCGCTGAG GTCCTTGCAAATTTCCTTTCCAATCCGTTGGCTTCAGGAGGAGACAGTGATGCTGCAGGATGGCCTAATTTGGCTTTTGATCTTGACCCCGCACTAGTAAAT GCTGCTAAAAAAGCCGGCTTTCCAATTCACTATGGGGATGGATCACATCCTGCTGTTCTTCAGTCGGTCGGTATCTCTTCTCCAAAAGCTATTATGGTTATGTTCACCGGAAAGGAAAAGACAGCAGAAGCTGTTCAGAGGCTACGGTTTACTTACCCTGCA ATCCCAATCTATGCCAGAGCTAAAGATCTTGAGCATTTTTTAGATCTGAAGAAAGCAGGTGCAACAGATGCCGTTTTGGAAAATGCAGAG ATTAGCTTACAGCTGGGTTCTAAGCTTCTGAAAGGTTTCGGAGTGATGTCGGATGACCTAGCATAA